The genomic interval CCCCATTTGCTGTGGTATATCGGTATAACAGCCCAGTTCTTTGCCGAGCGACTCGCAATACAGTGCCCATCCCTCAGTGAAAGCGGAGAAATTGATCTGTCGTCTGAAGGTTGGCAGCGTCGTATTTTCCTGCTGTAATGAGATCTGGTAATGATGCCCGGGAATGGCTTCATGTATGAAAGTGGCTTCCATACCCAGGAATGTAACATTGATCTTTGTGGGGTCAGGTACCGGGACATAGAATATTCCCGGGCGACTGCCATCCATAGCGCCTATTGTATAAGAAGGGCCATTTTGCGATGCTTCCCGGAAGGCTTCCACTCTTCTGATCTCAAACCTGGCTTTTGGAGCGACGCTAAGCATGGTATGCAGTCGTGGCTTTATCTTATCATAGATCTGCTGGTAAGCCTGTATCACCTCTTCCGGGCTCTTAAAAGGCATGAATTGCCGGTCTGTTCTCAGAAAAACGAAGTACTCCTGCAAGGTGCCCCTGAAACCACTTTGTTCTTTTAATTCCTCCATGGCTTTGGAGATCCGTGTAACTTCCCGGATGCCAGTCTCGTAAATGTCTTCCGGAGAGCGGTCGGTGGTAGTAAAATACCGTACATAATACCTGTATAACTCTTTCCCGCCGGGGATACCAGAGAGCCCGGCCGCATCAGATGCATGTGGCAGATAATCGTTCTTCAGATAGTCTGCAAAGTGTTGGTAGGCCGGCAGCAATACCGAGGTTAATGCCTGCAGAAAGGATTGCCTTAGCTGCTCCTGCTCCGCTGCTGATATGTGGGTGGGGAGGTGGTTTAATGGCAGAAACAGCGGGTTTTTGGCTGTATCCTTTTCAGCGAGGCTTTCCATTTGAGGGATCATTTTCACTACCAGTGCTTTAGGTAATACGATTCCTTTAGAAACGCCTTTTTGCATGTTGCTGATGGCAGTATCTGTCCATGCTGAAAATGCCGTGATGCGCTTAAACCAGTTTTCGTAATCCTTTATTGTTGCAAAAGGTTGTGCGGATTGTCCGGAACCAAGTTGTCCCATTAAAAGCGGGAGAGAAGAGAACTGGTTGACGGGCAGATATTCCGGATGATATTTCATTCTTTCAATATCCATGTCGAGAATCTCTTTCAACACGTCAAACGAAATCTGGTCAGCCGTATTCAGTGTACGTTTGTCATACACCGACAACAGGCGCAGGTACTTTTTGTCAAACTGTTCTTTCTGTTTCAGATAGGGCGCTGATATATCATTAGCCAACAGGTCATTATAACGGGCATCACCTGCAAACGTAGCACTGATAGGATCCTGCTGCAAGCTTTCCTGGTAATAGCTTTCAAAAAGTTGATGCAACCGTACATTGCGCTGTTGACCATCGGCTGTGGCATTGAAAGCACAACAACATACAACCAGGAAGCAGCTGATTTTTAGAGGAACTTGTTTCATAAACGAACCGGGCGCCTTTCTACCCTTGCAGGTACAAAGGTAAAGGGCTGCCTTACCGCAAAATTGTACAGGATTAGCGTGGGGAGGGATCAGATCTTCCTGTATTCTTTGGGAAGCATGGCGGTAAGCTGCTGAAAAGTCCTGGTAAAATGCGCCTGATCAGTAAAGCCACACATATAGGCAATTTCTGTCAATGAATGCGTTTTCGACCGTATTAAAACAAGTGCCCGTTCAATTTTGATCTTTCTCAGGTATTCGCCCAGTGTGCAGGAGAAATACCGGCTGAAGTATTTTGACAAGGTAACCGGGTGAATATTTACATGAGCTGCAAGACTTGCCAGAGATGGTGGTTCATCCCAAAGATCGTTCAGTACAGTTTTGATCTGCAGGGTCCATTCAGGATAATGCTTTTCTATAGTAGGGGTGGAGTCGATCAGGTTTATGCACAATTGCTCCAGGGAAATGCTGCTGCAGGAGTCATTGTAGTAATGTTCCCTTAACAAGCGTAGCAAGCCACCGGCATTAATGATCGGATTGCCTTCATACATCAGGGATTCAGGGGGAATGGCCAGCTGGTATGTTTTAAAGAAACTTTCTTCTATCTCGAGGTTGAATATGCGTGTTCCGGGACGGTAGTGTACATTTTGATGGATCACTCCGGGGTAATAGTACAATCCTGTTCCTGCCATTTGCTGTTCGGCCTTTTTCTCTCTAATTTCCTGGCTGCCACCGGAAAGGATATGGGAGAAGTGTGGGTTTTCATGGCAATGCCAGTCAGAAGTAAGGTTCTCAGGGAAGATGGTCTCACTGGTGATGATATATCCGGTGTTATGTTCCTTCACCTTCGATCCGACGTAACAGCCTTTGGAAAGCACAACAGGATTGTTCATGCGAATACTTTTAAAGTTGGAATATGGTCAAAGGTAGGGGTTAAAACAGCCGCAGCAAACATATGATGAAAATGCTACAAATGTGTTATTTTTAGCGTAAGTGAACATAACCCTAGCGCCCATGAACACCAGAAAACTTCCCACAAAAGAGGACCTCATACCACTGTGGCAAATGTTAAACTCATTTCATCCTGTAGGAAAAGGAATTGAACAGCATTTGTTGAAAAGTATCTATTGTTGTAGCATCTCCAAGGGAAAACATCTGCTACGGAACGGAGAAATAAGTCACAGCCTTTATTTTATCAGAAAAGGATTATTAAGGGGCTTTATTAAAGAAGAGAATAAAGAGATCACCACCTGGTTTGCCATGGAAAATGAAATGGTTTCGGGGATCCGGAGCTTTTTGCTGCAGGTAGAAACGGTGGAAAATATACAGGCGGTAGAAGACTGTGAATTGCTGGCAATTAGTTTTTCTGATCTGACTAAAATATATGAGAAGTATCCTTCGTTCAATATTACCGGCCGGAAAATAACAGAGTTCCATTACACGTCTGCAGAAAACAGGGCATATATTACAAGGCTCCATGATGCAGAAAAGAAATATGCACTTTTCCTGGAATTCTATCCCCAGCTTGCCAATCGTGTACAACTTACCTATGTAGCCTCTTTTTTGGGGATAACCAATGAAACATTAAGCAGGGTACGGGCCAAAACCTCCGCCAGGAAGAAGCCAGTATAAAAATAAAAATTGATATATATCAAAAAAACGACCTTGACAGGCGGTGTTTCTTCCTCAGATAAATACGCTTGAAGCTTTGCTATGTCTGCATTTCGGCGTTTTTCATTTTAAAAAGTGTCTTTTAGACAGTTTTCCGCAGGTTGCGGTGTATCGCCAATTCTGTCTAATTTTCCGGCACAATGTGAATGAAACATTGTCATGAAAGAAGAGATAACCAGTAAAGTGTGAAATGACTGTACCTGCTTTTTAAAGTATTTTATTTCTAAGAGAACATGTAAACGAAAACATGTAAAAAACATGACTGTAGCTAATTTTCGAGCCAATTTACTTTTATAGACAGATGTAATTGTCCCAATACCTATACCTATGAATGCCAGTGAAAAGTGGCCGGTATTTTCATGCCGGTATACTATTAGCACAACAAGTTAACCATTTAACCACTACTCAAGGGGAACACGGGAGGCCGGAGAATGTCTTCTTCTTCGGTCCCGGTTCCCTGCCGAGTAAAGTAGCATCGGAATTTTTCTAACTATTCCAGTCTTTTCTGTTTTACATGATGATATTGTTCCGTGCCGGTGGGCAACGCTATTGTTTTCAAGTTAGTTGAAAGGGAAGAATGGCCGTTACATCAGGCTTTGAATTTCATTAATCCTCCGTGGGCGTATATGTAAGGGGCGCAAACATCTTCCAGCAGCTCTTTTCTTCAATCTGGTTTTCAGTACGGAGGGGGAGTACATCTTCAGTTCATGGATCGGCGTTTCATTATACTGACGTAATCGTACCTTTGGCGCTCTCAAGTGTTCCCGAATATCATCTGGAATGTTTAGTTTACGATAACCTTAGCTTACAGTTGCTTGGTGTATGAACCTCATTGTCTTTTTAATACGGGCTTTCACTGGTGCTTTCTTTCTGTTGCTGGCAGCAATATCGATGGATCCTACCTTGTCCAAAAATAATCCCGAATGGCATGCCAGCTATGCAGCTGCTTTTGCTTCGCTTTTGCTGGCCGCAATGTATTTCTGGTCTTTGTTTGTTGAGGCTAAGCGTAGAAAAGTGGTAGCAAGGTGGCCCACAGCGAGATCCTTTACTGTCAGAAGACTTTTTACTTTTGGTCGATGGTGGCTGGCCTATACACTTGGGATGGCAGCAGGGGCTTTTTTTTTGGAACTGAAATTCACTTGTGGCATTCTTTTACTGATAGTTGTGGCATGGCTGATGCCGCCCCTGGATTGGCTGCTGTTTGCGCCTGGGCCTGAGATGGCGGTCCGGCTGAAGGGAAAGGGTAATGCTGCGATTCTCAGGGCATTCTCCAACCTGGGGGGGGGTGCCGCCGTTATTGCCATCGGCTACTATGCTCAGAAGAATGAAGTTGTTGCAATTGGTATGCTGCTTACAAGCATCGGCCTGCTGTTGTCGGCTCCCGTTGTTTTGTTTGTCAAGGGAGGCTGGAAGGGGCTCTCACTTAAGCCAGTGTTGCTACCAGCAGCCACGCCATATCTGCCAGTTGAAACATCTGCAGGACGTCCTATACCAGTCAGCGAGGGCCGGGTACAACGAGGGCCTTCTCCCAAAAGACAAACCAGACGTAAATACTACAGCGCTAAAGCGTGGTATTGGAACTGGCCCATTCCCCCAGGCGGGCAACGCTATCCGCTTGATGAACAGAACTTTAATTTTTTAATCAGAGGTTTTGAAGAAAGCTGGCTTGAGTCAAAAGAGTACTATCAGCGGCTTGGTTATCATC from Chitinophaga filiformis carries:
- a CDS encoding toll/interleukin-1 receptor domain-containing protein, which translates into the protein MNLIVFLIRAFTGAFFLLLAAISMDPTLSKNNPEWHASYAAAFASLLLAAMYFWSLFVEAKRRKVVARWPTARSFTVRRLFTFGRWWLAYTLGMAAGAFFLELKFTCGILLLIVVAWLMPPLDWLLFAPGPEMAVRLKGKGNAAILRAFSNLGGGAAVIAIGYYAQKNEVVAIGMLLTSIGLLLSAPVVLFVKGGWKGLSLKPVLLPAATPYLPVETSAGRPIPVSEGRVQRGPSPKRQTRRKYYSAKAWYWNWPIPPGGQRYPLDEQNFNFLIRGFEESWLESKEYYQRLGYHRDPPAFIREIIAEVETYIQSMELRPELLIHNNSMSLRRGIAGFIPHEVGKIWQEDRRLRSLYQATRWFVDNQAKLSIMPFRAIAPHIAEYRAMINLVKHLRHSLSRMRGQEVKKLSDPINKPMQTEEKIPIVFISYSWDTPEHENWVIRLATRLRENGVDAILDKWDLGLLGNLLPHFMETSISKSDRVICVMTPNYKKKTENLAGGVGYEYSIITAEIFADSINTSKFIPLIRRGTDIDAIPVALRGRKYVDMRNDAEFDEKFIHELLRDIHNEPKYRKPPIGSRTNFN
- a CDS encoding DUF885 domain-containing protein, with translation MKQVPLKISCFLVVCCCAFNATADGQQRNVRLHQLFESYYQESLQQDPISATFAGDARYNDLLANDISAPYLKQKEQFDKKYLRLLSVYDKRTLNTADQISFDVLKEILDMDIERMKYHPEYLPVNQFSSLPLLMGQLGSGQSAQPFATIKDYENWFKRITAFSAWTDTAISNMQKGVSKGIVLPKALVVKMIPQMESLAEKDTAKNPLFLPLNHLPTHISAAEQEQLRQSFLQALTSVLLPAYQHFADYLKNDYLPHASDAAGLSGIPGGKELYRYYVRYFTTTDRSPEDIYETGIREVTRISKAMEELKEQSGFRGTLQEYFVFLRTDRQFMPFKSPEEVIQAYQQIYDKIKPRLHTMLSVAPKARFEIRRVEAFREASQNGPSYTIGAMDGSRPGIFYVPVPDPTKINVTFLGMEATFIHEAIPGHHYQISLQQENTTLPTFRRQINFSAFTEGWALYCESLGKELGCYTDIPQQMGALNNEIHRAIRLVLDVGIHTGKMTREDAVKYMLAHESISEEEAVTSVERYMAIPGQALTYKIGEQEILRLRAKYKKLQGTRFNIIQFNDALLAQGDMPLKVLERYMDNRAANH
- a CDS encoding Crp/Fnr family transcriptional regulator; its protein translation is MNTRKLPTKEDLIPLWQMLNSFHPVGKGIEQHLLKSIYCCSISKGKHLLRNGEISHSLYFIRKGLLRGFIKEENKEITTWFAMENEMVSGIRSFLLQVETVENIQAVEDCELLAISFSDLTKIYEKYPSFNITGRKITEFHYTSAENRAYITRLHDAEKKYALFLEFYPQLANRVQLTYVASFLGITNETLSRVRAKTSARKKPV
- a CDS encoding helix-turn-helix transcriptional regulator, which translates into the protein MNNPVVLSKGCYVGSKVKEHNTGYIITSETIFPENLTSDWHCHENPHFSHILSGGSQEIREKKAEQQMAGTGLYYYPGVIHQNVHYRPGTRIFNLEIEESFFKTYQLAIPPESLMYEGNPIINAGGLLRLLREHYYNDSCSSISLEQLCINLIDSTPTIEKHYPEWTLQIKTVLNDLWDEPPSLASLAAHVNIHPVTLSKYFSRYFSCTLGEYLRKIKIERALVLIRSKTHSLTEIAYMCGFTDQAHFTRTFQQLTAMLPKEYRKI